A genome region from Armatimonadota bacterium includes the following:
- a CDS encoding glycosyltransferase family 2 protein translates to MDLSIVIVNWNTRDYLERCLKSLYTYPPHAKFEILVVDNASTDGSAQMVREKFPTVTLLANSENVGYAQGNNQAIESAQGEFILLLNPDVEVKNGALDNLLEFGRAHPEAAAVGCRLVHPNGKVQRSCRSFPEPLGLLFEYTGISKLFPRSKLFGSYRMRYFDYAHEAEVDQPMGSCLLLSRRAIEDVGEFDNQFPIFFNEVDWCYRAKEKGWKIYFTPLAEVIHHGGASTSQAPAQMAVESHRALKRFYAKHYRNKLPIVVYWFIMLAITVNSFFVARMRSIGREKK, encoded by the coding sequence ATGGATTTGTCAATTGTTATTGTGAATTGGAACACAAGAGACTATCTAGAGCGCTGTTTGAAATCGCTCTACACTTACCCACCGCACGCCAAGTTTGAGATATTGGTAGTAGATAATGCTTCAACTGATGGAAGCGCACAAATGGTCAGAGAAAAGTTTCCCACAGTCACTTTGCTAGCCAACTCGGAGAACGTAGGCTACGCTCAAGGAAACAATCAGGCGATTGAATCGGCACAGGGTGAATTCATACTCCTTCTTAATCCAGACGTCGAAGTTAAAAACGGAGCACTCGATAATCTTCTAGAATTCGGACGAGCCCACCCTGAAGCAGCAGCTGTGGGGTGCCGACTGGTTCACCCAAATGGAAAAGTCCAGCGTTCATGTAGGTCCTTCCCCGAGCCTCTTGGTCTGTTATTTGAATACACCGGCATAAGCAAACTATTTCCCAGAAGCAAACTTTTCGGTTCCTACCGAATGAGATATTTTGACTATGCGCATGAGGCTGAAGTAGACCAACCAATGGGCTCCTGCCTCCTGCTTTCTCGCCGGGCGATTGAGGATGTTGGAGAGTTTGATAATCAATTTCCAATATTCTTCAACGAAGTTGACTGGTGCTACCGCGCGAAAGAAAAAGGATGGAAGATATATTTCACTCCGCTAGCCGAGGTTATTCACCACGGCGGTGCAAGCACAAGTCAAGCACCAGCTCAAATGGCAGTAGAATCACATAGGGCGCTAAAACGCTTCTATGCAAAGCACTATAGAAATAAACTGCCTATAGTTGTGTATTGGTTCATAATGCTAGCAATCACTGTAAACTCGTTTTTTGTAGCTAGAATGCGCTCCATTGGAAGAGAGAAAAAATAG
- a CDS encoding O-antigen ligase family protein, with protein MSPKPMPKNEQQDYLLICQVWILAIIAFLAPLIGGKLDPFGTGILRILALFTGMILLARVLKNSAEIRKGAVLWLSIILFALGLLSFANTVSIHKTLFSVLNLMAYLLVFTATASLPDHRMALGILASLLASAFIVSTLGVREYLLSAKSDWRTFATFFNPDFLAGFMSMVLPIMLTWYLSQNRKGISLAAGVGFLGILGAILLTGSRLGTLCAIGGVVFCLLFALAGRSFKKTQAARLVALILPSLLVLTFFSKPLTSRVSSLRSESYSGAFRVETWKGTIRIIKAHPVTGTGLGTFELIYPKYAHVGFTKMAHNSYLQLASESGAAAPIVLVLLIGTVSLSLMTAGLRQRQRDELTCDDWLPDKQLMLCGILGGVAASVARNLVDSDWYISAIGFSFAAILGIGFSLASEPSYTSSGTKTPKAVAVILFCLTICGIILSLLAITAHQFELRGNALVKNGNLDEAICAYRTAMSLDYLNSEHMSALGQAYAVRASIRHDASDLLKAEQFLLLATKQTPTSAKSYYQLGKLYEFAGKDKEALNAYHKALAWDKNAVQVLYAKAKLCERMGRPDEALKTYRRMVEIENSPYEQIRAMPEFVETAYVFAHYAIAKQLEKEGNLVGAVQEYKLSLDRIERFEKSLKEVGDILEASGKRDFQRETEIREIALDSRRRLDKLSKVIIQSPSH; from the coding sequence GTGAGCCCAAAGCCAATGCCAAAGAATGAACAGCAAGACTATCTGCTGATTTGCCAAGTGTGGATTCTTGCCATAATTGCATTTCTCGCTCCCTTAATTGGGGGCAAGCTCGACCCATTTGGCACAGGGATACTGAGAATACTTGCCCTCTTTACAGGCATGATACTTTTGGCAAGGGTGTTAAAGAATTCTGCAGAAATAAGAAAAGGCGCTGTGCTTTGGCTCTCTATCATCTTATTTGCTCTAGGACTGCTTTCATTTGCAAACACAGTATCTATTCACAAAACTCTTTTTTCGGTCCTGAACTTGATGGCATATTTACTGGTATTTACAGCTACCGCAAGCCTTCCCGACCACCGCATGGCGCTTGGAATACTTGCATCCCTTTTGGCATCCGCATTCATTGTGTCAACACTCGGTGTTAGAGAATACCTTTTATCCGCAAAATCAGATTGGCGAACTTTTGCAACTTTTTTTAACCCAGATTTCCTAGCTGGCTTTATGTCCATGGTCTTACCAATAATGCTGACGTGGTATCTTTCACAAAACCGAAAAGGTATTTCTCTAGCGGCAGGAGTCGGGTTTCTTGGCATTTTAGGAGCGATATTACTTACAGGTTCGAGGCTCGGCACGCTCTGCGCAATTGGCGGGGTTGTTTTTTGCCTATTATTCGCGCTAGCTGGCAGATCTTTCAAAAAAACCCAAGCTGCAAGGCTCGTAGCGCTCATTCTACCGTCGCTGTTGGTCCTGACTTTCTTCTCAAAACCCCTCACTAGCCGCGTCTCTTCACTGCGGTCGGAGTCCTACTCAGGCGCATTTCGCGTCGAAACATGGAAAGGCACGATTCGGATTATAAAGGCACACCCAGTTACCGGCACGGGACTTGGAACATTTGAGCTGATATATCCCAAATACGCGCACGTCGGATTTACGAAGATGGCACATAATAGCTATCTCCAGCTCGCCTCTGAATCTGGCGCGGCTGCTCCCATAGTTTTAGTGCTACTTATTGGAACTGTTTCCCTCTCTCTAATGACCGCCGGGTTAAGACAACGGCAGAGGGATGAATTGACCTGTGATGATTGGCTACCGGACAAGCAATTGATGCTTTGTGGCATATTGGGCGGTGTTGCCGCGTCAGTCGCAAGGAATCTTGTTGATTCTGATTGGTATATTTCAGCAATTGGTTTCTCATTCGCAGCGATACTTGGCATCGGATTTTCGTTGGCATCAGAACCTTCTTATACTTCCTCAGGCACCAAGACGCCCAAAGCTGTGGCAGTTATTTTGTTTTGTCTCACCATCTGTGGCATTATTTTGTCGCTACTCGCCATTACGGCACATCAATTTGAGCTTAGAGGAAATGCTTTGGTGAAAAACGGCAATCTTGACGAAGCAATTTGCGCCTACCGAACCGCAATGAGTCTTGACTACCTTAACAGTGAGCACATGAGCGCACTTGGGCAAGCATACGCCGTCCGTGCGAGTATTCGGCATGATGCAAGCGACCTTCTAAAAGCAGAACAATTCTTATTGTTAGCTACCAAACAAACACCAACATCAGCTAAAAGTTATTATCAACTTGGAAAGCTATATGAGTTTGCCGGCAAAGACAAAGAGGCGTTGAATGCATACCATAAAGCGCTAGCATGGGACAAGAATGCCGTTCAAGTTCTTTACGCCAAAGCAAAACTTTGCGAACGCATGGGTCGTCCAGACGAAGCTTTAAAGACCTACCGTCGAATGGTAGAAATTGAAAACAGCCCCTACGAGCAAATTAGAGCAATGCCAGAGTTTGTTGAAACTGCGTATGTCTTCGCTCACTATGCCATTGCAAAACAACTTGAAAAAGAAGGCAACCTTGTGGGAGCCGTTCAAGAATACAAACTTTCGCTAGATAGAATAGAACGCTTTGAAAAATCGCTAAAGGAAGTCGGCGATATCCTAGAAGCAAGCGGCAAACGAGACTTTCAGCGCGAGACAGAAATTAGGGAGATTGCTTTAGATTCTCGACGGCGCCTTGATAAACTGAGCAAAGTCATTATACAATCACCAAGTCACTAG
- a CDS encoding glycosyltransferase family 2 protein: MQIDLSVVIVNWNTCSYLRKCLASVELDRISAMEVIVVDNASVDGSQEMVEREFPQVKLIKNTSNLGFSRAANIGIKASKGRYILLLNPDSEVQPGALSVLVKFADSNPRAGLFGPKILNADGSLQSSARRFPTPLAALFRNTFLGRLFPNNQYVKQYLMADWDHSSPREVDWLSGAALMLRREMLDEIGLLDERFFMYCEDVDIAYRAKQKGWKAIYFPEAKIVHFLAKSSDQAPNKMILTFHQSMYAFYKKHYADRWSLPIRVIIPVGIFARAALFIANNYIQTFLRLLTLRGRREATKKEQSSEPKANAKE, from the coding sequence ATGCAGATAGACTTGTCAGTTGTCATAGTAAATTGGAATACTTGCTCTTACTTGCGGAAATGTCTTGCATCTGTTGAGCTCGATAGAATTTCAGCCATGGAGGTTATCGTAGTTGATAATGCATCTGTCGACGGCAGCCAAGAAATGGTGGAGCGTGAATTTCCTCAAGTAAAACTGATTAAAAACACCAGCAACTTAGGTTTCTCACGCGCTGCTAATATTGGAATTAAAGCAAGCAAGGGACGATATATCTTGCTTCTTAACCCTGATTCTGAAGTCCAGCCTGGCGCACTTTCTGTATTAGTAAAATTCGCCGATTCAAATCCCAGAGCAGGCTTGTTTGGCCCAAAGATACTAAACGCTGACGGGTCCCTCCAAAGTTCAGCAAGACGCTTCCCCACCCCGCTAGCTGCGTTATTCCGAAACACTTTCCTAGGAAGGCTATTTCCAAACAACCAGTATGTTAAGCAATACCTAATGGCAGATTGGGACCATAGCTCTCCACGCGAAGTTGACTGGCTTTCAGGTGCAGCGCTTATGCTCCGACGAGAAATGTTGGACGAGATTGGCTTGCTTGACGAACGCTTTTTCATGTATTGCGAGGATGTGGATATTGCATATCGGGCAAAACAAAAAGGATGGAAGGCAATCTACTTCCCCGAGGCTAAAATAGTCCATTTCCTAGCAAAAAGCAGTGACCAAGCGCCAAACAAGATGATATTAACATTTCATCAAAGCATGTATGCATTCTACAAAAAACACTATGCTGATAGGTGGTCGCTGCCAATCCGAGTGATTATCCCGGTGGGAATTTTCGCACGAGCTGCTCTATTCATAGCTAACAACTATATCCAGACATTTTTAAGGCTTCTGACTCTTAGAGGTAGAAGGGAAGCTACGAAAAAGGAGCAAAGTAGTGAGCCCAAAGCCAATGCCAAAGAATGA
- a CDS encoding ZIP family metal transporter: MHDQSLLDPSHAIALRAVVAMSAASLGGLIGIAWNRVSHKVLCGMVSLAAGALLGVTVLHIIPETFEILGAWPSLVSLVAGYLLFAAIGKYIYFICPACAASASEHETGYLRLGILLMISMSIHSTVDGLAISAGSRTFSVVGIMILLAVSYHKVPEGLALVSVARLSGYGRAKAIFVTLLIELTTVLGAFIGLLLFFEVQQTLLAVILGFVAGSFLYTVGFALIKEMFAHEKISIFIYLGLGFASMIVFSKVVSSLGMHVH; the protein is encoded by the coding sequence ATGCATGATCAATCGTTATTAGATCCTAGTCATGCAATTGCCCTGCGGGCGGTAGTTGCGATGTCTGCTGCCTCGCTTGGTGGTTTGATAGGCATTGCCTGGAACCGAGTCAGCCATAAAGTGTTGTGTGGCATGGTTAGCCTTGCTGCTGGTGCACTTCTTGGGGTTACCGTGTTGCATATCATACCTGAGACGTTTGAAATTCTTGGCGCCTGGCCTTCGCTAGTGAGTCTTGTTGCAGGATATCTCTTATTCGCAGCTATTGGAAAGTACATATATTTTATATGCCCAGCTTGCGCTGCGTCGGCAAGCGAACATGAAACCGGATACTTGAGGCTGGGGATACTCCTAATGATTTCCATGAGTATCCACAGCACTGTTGATGGCTTGGCAATTAGTGCTGGGTCAAGGACATTTTCCGTAGTGGGAATAATGATTCTGTTGGCGGTCTCGTACCATAAGGTCCCCGAAGGTCTTGCGCTTGTGAGTGTGGCACGGCTTTCAGGTTATGGGCGGGCAAAGGCAATTTTCGTAACGCTTCTTATAGAACTTACAACCGTTCTCGGGGCATTCATTGGGCTATTACTTTTCTTTGAAGTACAGCAAACGCTCTTAGCCGTTATTCTTGGCTTCGTGGCTGGGAGCTTCCTGTATACGGTCGGGTTTGCTCTCATCAAAGAGATGTTTGCTCATGAAAAAATATCAATTTTTATATATCTTGGCTTAGGTTTTGCCTCGATGATTGTTTTTAGCAAAGTGGTATCAAGTCTCGGCATGCATGTTCACTGA
- a CDS encoding HAD-IA family hydrolase, which yields MTNLFNGIRAALFDLDGTLIETNIDFARMRRELIALASRHGISEHEVSGLDLLAIVDYVIAHSYAPAEAIRSEAFKKLEEIELARIDEAKEIPGARELIQFLQKERVGVGIVTRNSRRAVEISLVKAGISVDVLLTRDDVKNAKPHPDHLLQALNALGTKPSEAVMIGDHWMDIQGGKAAGTLTVGFLRQDRPDDFFDKEKPDLIVRSLSELLAYFQRFFK from the coding sequence ATGACTAATCTGTTTAATGGCATACGTGCTGCGCTTTTTGATTTAGACGGCACACTTATCGAGACAAACATAGATTTCGCTCGCATGCGTCGCGAGCTCATTGCCCTAGCCAGCAGGCACGGAATCTCGGAACATGAGGTTTCTGGTCTAGACCTGCTTGCCATTGTAGATTATGTCATTGCCCATTCGTATGCCCCAGCAGAAGCCATTCGCTCCGAAGCATTTAAAAAGCTTGAGGAAATAGAACTTGCACGAATAGACGAAGCCAAGGAAATACCTGGAGCCCGAGAACTCATTCAATTTTTGCAGAAAGAGCGCGTCGGTGTTGGAATTGTCACGCGAAACTCTCGGCGAGCGGTAGAGATATCCCTTGTCAAAGCTGGTATATCGGTAGATGTCCTGCTCACACGCGATGACGTTAAGAATGCCAAACCGCATCCAGACCATCTACTCCAAGCACTCAATGCCCTTGGTACCAAGCCCTCAGAAGCTGTGATGATTGGCGACCATTGGATGGATATCCAAGGGGGCAAAGCAGCTGGCACGCTTACTGTCGGCTTTCTCCGCCAAGACCGACCCGACGACTTCTTTGACAAGGAAAAACCAGACCTCATCGTTCGAAGCCTCTCGGAACTTTTGGCGTATTTTCAACGTTTCTTTAAATAG
- the rpsT gene encoding 30S ribosomal protein S20, protein MPNIKSVIKDVKKSRERHLRNVAEKSKIKTFVKKARASIESGDKEAIQQAISAATSVIDKAAEKGIIHKNAAARRKSRLMKAANKALQLK, encoded by the coding sequence TTGCCGAACATCAAATCGGTAATTAAAGACGTAAAGAAATCCCGCGAGCGGCATCTTCGGAATGTCGCAGAGAAGTCAAAAATCAAAACCTTTGTAAAGAAAGCTAGAGCTTCCATTGAGTCCGGCGATAAAGAGGCGATTCAGCAAGCAATCTCAGCGGCTACGAGCGTTATCGACAAAGCCGCAGAGAAGGGCATAATTCACAAAAACGCTGCTGCACGCCGCAAATCGAGGCTAATGAAAGCAGCAAACAAGGCACTACAACTAAAATAG
- a CDS encoding DUF362 domain-containing protein has product MPGKLDIILERLDFAGKLKDKKVCVKMHLGGNVGYSTIHPVFVRRVISFIKAAGGKPFITDNLHWVLTAAERGYTPEVLGCPIIPEAGLNDKYVYTHKVNYKNLEEFQIAGEIWDSDFLVCLAHAKGHGNSGYGGSIKNIALGSMVAKSRHCMHMVQHAETYWDANKCTHYIDGCNLCVENCKVKCMRFADDKKLHVGFHECNFCLECNEICPQGALSIREEIAHDFQEVMAIATEIVLSRFPNGNATFINFAIDITPLCDCAGMTTPSLVPDIGIFASNDIVAVEKATLDSIDYRNLLLNTIIPWLILRNIEGHLFKKIHGVDPYVQVYACERRGLGSTNYEIEEI; this is encoded by the coding sequence TTGCCGGGTAAGCTCGATATAATCCTAGAGCGCCTCGACTTCGCCGGAAAGCTCAAAGACAAAAAAGTCTGCGTGAAAATGCATCTTGGCGGGAACGTAGGCTACTCGACTATCCATCCGGTATTCGTGCGCCGTGTCATCTCTTTCATAAAAGCTGCAGGCGGCAAGCCATTTATTACAGACAACCTCCATTGGGTGCTCACTGCTGCTGAAAGAGGATACACACCTGAAGTGCTTGGCTGCCCGATTATTCCAGAGGCTGGCTTGAATGACAAATATGTTTACACCCACAAGGTCAATTACAAGAATTTAGAGGAATTCCAAATCGCAGGTGAAATATGGGATTCTGATTTCTTAGTTTGCCTTGCCCACGCAAAAGGACATGGAAACAGCGGATACGGCGGAAGCATCAAGAACATTGCGCTTGGTTCAATGGTAGCAAAATCACGCCACTGCATGCATATGGTCCAGCATGCCGAGACATACTGGGATGCCAATAAGTGTACTCATTATATCGATGGCTGCAACCTGTGTGTAGAAAACTGCAAAGTCAAATGCATGCGTTTTGCAGATGACAAGAAGCTGCACGTGGGATTCCACGAATGCAACTTTTGCTTGGAATGCAACGAAATATGTCCCCAAGGTGCCCTAAGCATCCGCGAAGAAATCGCCCATGATTTTCAAGAGGTCATGGCAATTGCAACCGAAATTGTCCTAAGTAGGTTTCCCAATGGAAACGCTACATTTATTAACTTTGCAATAGATATTACACCATTGTGCGATTGCGCAGGCATGACAACGCCAAGTCTGGTTCCTGACATAGGAATTTTTGCCTCGAACGACATAGTGGCAGTCGAGAAGGCAACTCTGGACAGTATTGATTATCGCAACTTGCTACTTAACACAATTATCCCCTGGTTGATTTTGCGCAATATCGAAGGCCACTTGTTCAAGAAGATACACGGCGTTGACCCCTATGTTCAGGTTTATGCCTGCGAGCGCCGAGGCTTGGGAAGCACTAACTATGAAATAGAAGAAATATAA
- a CDS encoding amidohydrolase family protein translates to MNFSVVDINTHFGFLPYRDTDVSLGTLLNSLRKFGVSAALTYSLKGVSYDAEEGNDETYTVAQAHPELVPVATVDPRRHIGVIEEIEKRKKQGFVALRVFPEAQGWRISSAMFRPILRTLESLQMPLIVSGAGSGTPTEILQAVQGTTIPVIMCGIGYFNLAEALAVCAEHPQLYIEAQIIDTPDALKVGVEAIGAERFLFGSNHPSCSMRASLNAVNEAYLTDLQKALIFAGNARRLFPELPARNGISLNLDKPFEDTPIIDVHAHYGKWPFPMKGTGVDFTLDLMRRRGISKVILSSSYAIVYDFVEGNAQMEKAIEGYPELLGYITVNPNYFDASCRELEKYAKKPNFVGAKIHPAYCRISINSPKTKAMVRKIQEFGLPLLIHTYGAGMPSQAEELAQHCPDRPIIMGHGGADAWREAAEAARRTENLYMEFCSSVLEHNKVRRSIDIAGVDKILFGSDLDLIHPGFIAGIYEEAGLTLEEKEKILYKNATRVFNITL, encoded by the coding sequence ATGAATTTCTCGGTTGTGGATATAAACACCCATTTTGGGTTCCTGCCATATCGCGATACTGACGTATCGCTAGGTACGCTTCTAAACTCTCTTCGAAAATTCGGTGTGTCTGCTGCCTTGACCTATTCGCTTAAAGGGGTTAGTTATGATGCGGAGGAGGGAAACGATGAAACTTATACAGTAGCACAAGCACATCCTGAGCTTGTGCCAGTTGCAACCGTTGATCCTCGCAGGCATATTGGCGTCATTGAGGAAATCGAGAAGCGAAAGAAGCAGGGGTTTGTGGCTCTGCGAGTTTTCCCCGAAGCCCAGGGTTGGAGAATTTCATCGGCAATGTTCCGTCCGATTCTTCGAACACTAGAAAGCCTCCAGATGCCCCTGATTGTGAGTGGTGCGGGAAGTGGAACTCCTACTGAAATTCTTCAGGCAGTCCAAGGGACGACTATCCCTGTGATAATGTGTGGCATTGGTTACTTCAACCTTGCAGAGGCGCTGGCTGTTTGTGCCGAACATCCTCAACTTTACATCGAAGCTCAGATTATAGACACACCCGATGCCCTCAAAGTCGGTGTTGAAGCTATCGGCGCAGAGCGATTTTTGTTTGGCTCGAACCACCCTTCATGTTCGATGAGAGCTTCGCTAAACGCTGTCAACGAGGCATATCTTACAGATTTACAGAAAGCGTTGATTTTCGCTGGAAATGCTCGGAGGCTCTTCCCTGAGCTTCCTGCGAGAAATGGGATTAGCCTTAACCTTGATAAGCCATTCGAAGACACGCCTATTATTGACGTTCACGCCCATTATGGCAAGTGGCCGTTCCCAATGAAGGGTACTGGCGTAGATTTCACCCTTGACCTAATGCGCAGGCGCGGAATTTCGAAGGTCATTCTTTCATCAAGCTATGCTATTGTCTATGACTTTGTTGAGGGCAATGCACAGATGGAAAAGGCAATTGAAGGTTATCCAGAGCTTCTAGGCTATATTACTGTAAACCCAAACTATTTCGATGCGTCATGCCGTGAACTGGAAAAATACGCCAAGAAACCCAATTTTGTCGGCGCCAAGATTCATCCTGCTTATTGCCGCATCAGCATCAACTCCCCTAAAACCAAAGCAATGGTGCGCAAAATCCAGGAATTTGGCCTGCCCCTCCTCATTCATACTTATGGGGCGGGGATGCCAAGTCAGGCGGAAGAGCTTGCACAACACTGTCCTGACCGGCCGATTATTATGGGTCATGGAGGTGCAGATGCATGGCGCGAAGCAGCCGAGGCTGCCCGACGTACGGAAAACCTTTATATGGAGTTTTGCAGTAGCGTGCTTGAGCACAACAAAGTCCGACGTTCCATAGACATTGCAGGCGTAGACAAAATCCTCTTTGGTAGCGACCTCGACCTCATCCACCCGGGCTTTATTGCAGGAATCTATGAAGAAGCTGGTTTGACACTCGAAGAGAAAGAGAAGATACTTTATAAGAATGCAACCCGGGTGTTCAACATTACACTCTAA
- a CDS encoding cation-translocating P-type ATPase, producing MAEKKVLSLPVLLPPGYEECDRCVGRLRDSLLQIEGILSVEVDRENSTLTLVYDPHLARMEDVERRAKHIGVEIGERFEHLTLTLVGLDCPDCAIKLEKNVGRMSGVLWASTNFAASKLSVEYEPQIVNASDIAKKIRQLGYDVREAEAELAGQPQREQREIIAPEQVIFTKHVAITFIAGFLLVIALALSTANQLILARILYAASVVVGGYYAARGALYSLRSFVLDMNFLMTIAAIGAIIIGEWFDAAMVMFLFSLGNTLEARTIERARDSIRSLINLFPTKATVKRNGGEEQVDISLVKVGDILIIRPGEKIPTDCEVISGSSTVDQSPITGESTPVEKTIGDLVFAGTINQRGSLEARAVATAEDNTLARILHLVEEAQAEKAPTQRFAELFGRYYTPVVVGLAVVIALVPPLFYNAMFRDWLYRALTLLVVACPCALVISTPVAIVSAIGNAAKKGILIKGGTHLEAAGGIRVVAFDKTGTLTTGEARVTDIIPAGNFTREQVLSLAAGVESRSEHPLAQAILHEARKENIKPHEVTDFEALTGMGAAAKLNGDVCIIGNTRLMDQFGIEYTEYTDKVRTLQQDGKTVVMIAYNRTLAGIIALSDTVRESARQAFEDLRRAGVERILMITGDNDATARAVARDLGVDEYYAELLPQDKVDIVRLLVERFHKVAVVGDGVNDAPAMAVASLGVAMGAAGSPIALETADIALMSEDLSRLPFAMRLSKRTLATIKENIAFSLLVIVVLVCTALLGWLKLSLGVFGHEGSALLVIANGMRLLRFR from the coding sequence ATGGCTGAAAAAAAAGTGCTAAGTCTGCCTGTCTTGCTGCCGCCGGGATATGAAGAATGTGACCGGTGCGTGGGCAGGTTGCGCGATTCCCTTTTGCAAATAGAAGGCATTTTATCTGTTGAGGTGGACAGGGAAAACTCAACACTCACCCTTGTTTATGACCCTCATCTAGCAAGAATGGAGGATGTTGAGCGGCGGGCGAAGCACATAGGTGTGGAAATCGGAGAGCGATTTGAGCACCTGACACTTACGCTTGTTGGCCTTGACTGTCCTGATTGTGCCATAAAGCTGGAGAAAAATGTTGGCCGCATGAGTGGCGTTCTCTGGGCTTCAACGAACTTTGCTGCATCCAAACTATCCGTGGAATATGAGCCTCAGATTGTGAATGCGTCAGACATTGCAAAAAAAATCCGACAGCTAGGTTACGATGTTCGGGAAGCAGAGGCTGAGCTTGCTGGACAGCCTCAGCGTGAGCAACGCGAGATTATAGCACCGGAGCAAGTAATTTTCACAAAACACGTTGCGATAACATTTATTGCGGGGTTTCTGTTGGTAATTGCACTTGCTCTTTCCACAGCTAATCAGCTCATTCTCGCTCGGATTTTATATGCAGCTTCTGTGGTGGTAGGAGGATACTACGCGGCTCGGGGCGCCCTCTATAGCCTGCGCTCCTTCGTGTTGGACATGAACTTTTTAATGACAATTGCGGCAATCGGCGCAATTATCATTGGCGAATGGTTTGATGCCGCAATGGTGATGTTTCTCTTCTCGCTTGGAAATACGCTAGAGGCGCGAACTATTGAACGAGCGCGTGATTCGATACGTTCATTAATTAATCTTTTCCCAACCAAGGCGACTGTCAAGCGAAATGGTGGTGAGGAGCAAGTAGATATAAGCTTAGTTAAGGTTGGTGACATTCTAATCATAAGGCCTGGTGAGAAAATACCGACCGATTGCGAGGTAATATCGGGCAGCTCCACGGTAGATCAGTCGCCTATTACTGGCGAGTCTACCCCAGTGGAGAAGACTATTGGGGACTTGGTGTTTGCCGGTACAATTAACCAAAGAGGTTCATTGGAAGCTCGTGCAGTTGCCACCGCTGAAGACAATACGCTGGCGAGAATCCTGCATCTAGTTGAAGAGGCTCAGGCAGAAAAAGCACCAACTCAGCGATTTGCAGAATTGTTTGGCAGGTATTATACTCCGGTAGTTGTTGGGCTGGCAGTTGTCATTGCTCTTGTTCCACCACTCTTTTATAACGCAATGTTTCGAGATTGGCTCTACAGAGCGTTAACTCTTCTTGTTGTGGCTTGTCCTTGTGCGCTAGTTATTTCTACTCCTGTGGCAATAGTCTCGGCGATTGGAAATGCCGCAAAAAAAGGCATCTTGATTAAAGGCGGAACGCATTTGGAGGCTGCCGGTGGAATCCGAGTGGTGGCGTTTGATAAAACCGGCACGCTAACTACTGGAGAGGCTAGGGTGACTGATATTATCCCAGCGGGCAACTTCACGCGCGAACAGGTGTTGTCTCTTGCAGCGGGTGTGGAGTCAAGGTCGGAGCATCCGTTGGCACAGGCGATCTTGCATGAGGCTCGTAAGGAGAATATAAAGCCCCATGAGGTTACAGATTTCGAAGCGCTGACCGGAATGGGTGCTGCGGCAAAGTTAAATGGCGATGTATGCATTATTGGTAATACTCGATTAATGGATCAATTCGGCATAGAGTATACTGAATATACGGATAAAGTCAGGACTCTTCAACAAGATGGCAAGACTGTTGTAATGATTGCCTATAATCGAACGCTTGCGGGAATTATTGCTTTGTCGGATACTGTGCGGGAATCAGCTAGGCAAGCATTCGAGGACTTGAGAAGAGCAGGGGTTGAGCGCATTTTGATGATTACCGGCGACAATGATGCTACTGCTCGCGCAGTGGCGAGGGACTTGGGGGTAGACGAGTACTATGCAGAGCTTCTGCCTCAGGACAAAGTTGATATTGTTCGTTTGCTCGTTGAAAGATTTCATAAAGTTGCAGTCGTTGGCGATGGTGTGAATGATGCACCAGCGATGGCAGTGGCAAGTCTTGGTGTCGCAATGGGTGCGGCAGGGTCGCCGATTGCTTTGGAAACCGCTGACATTGCTTTGATGTCCGAAGATTTGAGTCGTCTTCCATTTGCAATGCGCTTGAGCAAGCGAACGCTTGCTACTATAAAAGAAAACATAGCATTTTCTTTGTTGGTGATTGTTGTTCTCGTTTGTACCGCACTCTTAGGGTGGTTAAAACTTTCGCTCGGGGTCTTTGGCCATGAGGGAAGTGCGCTGCTAGTCATTGCAAACGGCATGCGCTTATTGAGATTTCGATAA